The Osmia lignaria lignaria isolate PbOS001 chromosome 14, iyOsmLign1, whole genome shotgun sequence genome has a window encoding:
- the LOC117607308 gene encoding metabotropic glutamate receptor 6 isoform X6, with amino-acid sequence MIRTYLASLLAFGLSVRRPSVGDGRGIAYANVTGDFLLGGLFPIHRRGTGGESCGEIQTEDGVQPLEAMLYTVNRVNENPKILPGIKLGVLAFDTCDNPSHALEQAFYFVKGFITRSEEFGQRGGEYQCEDRSAPKFLDGGFDRVIAILGAQSSSVTIQIASVLALFPVPQISYMATSPFLSSKERYPHFFRTVPNDVNQARAMLEILRQFEWSYVSVVYSDSEYGDHGYETLVSLAGEYSICFSAPQRISQDRFTIDDYDNVVRTIAEKTEVRVVVLFAEKSTTLRVLEAARRVGVGSRFVWLGSDSWPDGRRGMESQEIAVLEGALAVQPLYTPLGGFDEYFTGLKLDHERIDPWFREFWKKYHDCEDDTPPTWKRARVRCEDPRLKIDRSTGYKQRRFLHFVRDAVYAAAYALHDMHKDSCGESFPGVCEEMLPINERLFSRYLAQVSFKDEAGNGFGFVDEVDGPPRYSILNYQRKGNGSYHWVVVGNYTQNEEGQSVLRLDRENLRFRGDRHAAFPSSSCSRPCGSNRIMVRVKEDPCCWRCQSCGRYRYKVDEQRCEECEWGSRPTANGTSCEPIPEQFVDYSNPWAIVATAVAVSGIALTLFVCSVFWKYRDTPMIKASGRELSFLLLLGTFGCFSMTFAVVAKPTVHSCAVVRFGIGFCYTICYAALATKINRIHRIFNDPARSPRKRRYTSPRSQLAIASILGLVEVAFDASWLLKEPPAVTHSYPSREANVRVCKGSEDGSYVIGLLYPFVLTVASTIYAIKTRKCPEGFNETRRIAFANYATIILWLAFVPLYLASTSNVVKVITLALSLSLNGMVQLLCLFLPKIYVVLIRPEKNTRELVMARHAGSSHPTAPATPIAPIAPLRPVTPEATSPSPSLVPRETV; translated from the exons ATGATACGTACCTATCTCGCGAGCTTGCTCGCCTTCGGTTTGTCCGTCAGACGACCGAGCGTCGGGGACGGACGCGGCATCGCTTACGCCAACGTGACCGGCGACTTCCTCTTGGGAGGTCTGTTTCCGATTCATCGGAGGGGCACCGGAGGCGAGAGCTGCGGTGAGATTCAA ACGGAGGACGGTGTTCAACCGTTGGAAGCTATGCTCTACACGGTGAACAGGGTCAACGAGAACCCCAAGATTCTTCCCGGTATAAAACTAGGCGTCCTGGCTTTCGACACTTGCGACAATCCAAGTCACGCCTTGGAGCAAGCCTTCTACTTCGTCAAAG GCTTCATAACGAGAAGCGAGGAGTTTGGGCAAAGAGGAGGAGAGTACCAGTGCGAGGATCGCAGCGCACCCAAGTTCCTCGACGGTGGATTCGACCGAGTGATAGCGATACTCGGTGCTCAATCGAGTTCGGTCACCATTCAG ATAGCCTCGGTGCTGGCGCTATTTCCGGTCCCGCAAATCTCTTATATGGCCACGTCGCCGTTCCTAAGTAGCAAGGAGAGGTATCCGCACTTCTTCCGCACGGTTCCCAATGACGTGAACCAAGCACGCGCCATGTTGGAGATTCTTAG GCAATTCGAATGGTCATACGTGTCCGTCGTCTATTCGGACTCGGAGTACGGCGATCATGGATACGAGACGTTGGTTTCTTTGGCCGGCGAGTATTCTATATGCTTCAGCGCACCGCAGCGCATCAGCCAGGACCGATTCACGATCGACGATTACGACAACGTGGTACGGACGATCGCCGAGAAGACGGAAGTCCGAG TGGTGGTGCTGTTCGCGGAGAAGTCGACGACGTTGCGCGTGTTGGAAGCAGCACGACGCGTAGGGGTCGGATCGCGATTCGTGTGGCTGGGCAGCGACTCCTGGCCGGACGGACGTCGGGGCATGGAGAGCCAGGAGATTGCGGTACTCGAAGGGGCGCTCGCGGTTCAGCCACTCTACACTCCGCTCGGAGGTTTCGACGAGTACTTCACCGGTCTTAAGCTCGATCACGAGCGGATCGATCCATGGTTCAGGGAATTTTGGAAAAAGTATCACGACTGCGAAGATGATACTCCGCCGACGTGGAAACGG GCACGCGTTCGTTGCGAGGATCCGCGACTGAAGATCGACCGAAGCACCGGATACAAGCAGCGACGATTTCTGCACTTCGTTCGAGACGCGGTGTACGCGGCGGCTTATGCTCTCCACGACATGCACAAAGACTCCTGCGGGGAGAGTTTCCCCGGGGTCTGCGAGGAAATGCTACCGATAAACGAGCGCCTCTTCTCTCGTTACCTGGCGCAGGTTTCTTTCAAAG ACGAAGCGGGAAACGGATTCGGTTTCGTGGACGAGGTCGACGGTCCTCCGAGGTACTCTATCCTGAATTATCAGCGCAAGGGGAACGGCTCGTATCACTGGGTGGTGGTCGGCAATTACACGC AAAACGAGGAAGGACAATCGGTGCTGCGATTGGACCGCGAGAACCTCCGCTTCCGGGGCGATAGGCACGCCGCTTTTCCCTCCTCCTCGTGTTCTCGTCCTTGCGGCTCGAATCGCATCATGGTCAGGGTGAAGGAGGATCCCTGCTGCTGGAGATGTCAGAGTTGCGGTCGCTACCGGTACAAGGTAGACGAACAGAGATGCGAGGAGTGCGAATGGGGGAGTCGACCGACCGCTAATGGGACCAGCTGCGAACCGATTCCCGAACAGTTCGTCGATTATTCGAACCCCTGGGCCATCGTCGCGACGGCGGTGGCCGTCTCGG GTATCGCGTTGACCTTGTTCGTCTGTTCGGTGTTCTGGAAATACAGAGATACACCTATGATCAAGGCATCCGGTCGAGAGTTATCTTTCCTATTATTACTCGGTACCTTCGGCTGCTTCTCGATGACATTTGCTGTCGTGGCGAAACCAACCGTTCATAGCTGCGCTGTCGTCCGCTTCGGTATCGGTTTTTGCTACACGATCTGCTACGCTGCCCTCGCCACCAAGATCAACAGGATCCACAGGATATTCAACGACCCTGCGCGTAGTCCTCGCAAACGACG GTACACTAGTCCGAGGTCGCAGCTGGCGATCGCCTCGATCCTCGGTCTGGTCGAGGTCGCCTTCGACGCGAGTTGGCTGCTGAAGGAACCCCCGGCAGTAACGCACTCGTACCCGAGTAGGGAGGCAAACGTCCGGGTATGTAAGGGTTCCGAAGACGGTTCGTACGTGATCGGTTTGCTATATCCCTTCGTTCTTACCG TCGCATCTACCATATACGCGATCAAGACGAGGAAGTGTCCCGAGGGATTCAACGAGACCCGTCGCATAGCGTTCGCCAACTACGCGACGATAATTTTATGGCTGGCATTCGTGCCTCTGTATCTCGCCTCCACCAGCAACGTCGTCAAAGTGATCACCCTGGCGCTCTCTCTGTCTCTGAACGGTATGGTACAGCTGCTATGTCTGTTCCTGCCGAAAATTTACGTGGTGCTGATCAGACCCGAGAAGAACACCAGGGAGCTGGTGATGGCTAGACACGCCGGTTCTTCCCATCCGACCGCACCGGCTACGCCGATAGCACCCATCGCTCCTCTGCGCCCGGTCACCCCGGAAGCCACCTCCCCTTCGCCTTCGCTCGTCCCTCGAGAAACCGTCTAa
- the LOC117607308 gene encoding metabotropic glutamate receptor 6 isoform X4 produces MIRTYLASLLAFGLSVRRPSVGDGRGIAYANVTGDFLLGGLFPIHRRGTGGESCGEIQTEDGVQPLEAMLYTVNRVNENPKILPGIKLGVLAFDTCDNPSHALEQAFYFVKGKDKLYSPVWFLEIFSFAGFITRSEEFGQRGGEYQCEDRSAPKFLDGGFDRVIAILGAQSSSVTIQIASVLALFPVPQISYMATSPFLSSKERYPHFFRTVPNDVNQARAMLEILRQFEWSYVSVVYSDSEYGDHGYETLVSLAGEYSICFSAPQRISQDRFTIDDYDNVVRTIAEKTEVRVVVLFAEKSTTLRVLEAARRVGVGSRFVWLGSDSWPDGRRGMESQEIAVLEGALAVQPLYTPLGGFDEYFTGLKLDHERIDPWFREFWKKYHDCEDDTPPTWKRVSRIGDWNLRRITVNVKIQARVRCEDPRLKIDRSTGYKQRRFLHFVRDAVYAAAYALHDMHKDSCGESFPGVCEEMLPINERLFSRYLAQVSFKDEAGNGFGFVDEVDGPPRYSILNYQRKGNGSYHWVVVGNYTQNEEGQSVLRLDRENLRFRGDRHAAFPSSSCSRPCGSNRIMVRVKEDPCCWRCQSCGRYRYKVDEQRCEECEWGSRPTANGTSCEPIPEQFVDYSNPWAIVATAVAVSGIALTLFVCSVFWKYRDTPMIKASGRELSFLLLLGTFGCFSMTFAVVAKPTVHSCAVVRFGIGFCYTICYAALATKINRIHRIFNDPARSPRKRRYTSPRSQLAIASILGLVEVAFDASWLLKEPPAVTHSYPSREANVRVCKGSEDGSYVIGLLYPFVLTVASTIYAIKTRKCPEGFNETRRIAFANYATIILWLAFVPLYLASTSNVVKVITLALSLSLNGMVQLLCLFLPKIYVVLIRPEKNTRELVMARHAGSSHPTAPATPIAPIAPLRPVTPEATSPSPSLVPRETV; encoded by the exons ATGATACGTACCTATCTCGCGAGCTTGCTCGCCTTCGGTTTGTCCGTCAGACGACCGAGCGTCGGGGACGGACGCGGCATCGCTTACGCCAACGTGACCGGCGACTTCCTCTTGGGAGGTCTGTTTCCGATTCATCGGAGGGGCACCGGAGGCGAGAGCTGCGGTGAGATTCAA ACGGAGGACGGTGTTCAACCGTTGGAAGCTATGCTCTACACGGTGAACAGGGTCAACGAGAACCCCAAGATTCTTCCCGGTATAAAACTAGGCGTCCTGGCTTTCGACACTTGCGACAATCCAAGTCACGCCTTGGAGCAAGCCTTCTACTTCGTCAAAGGTAAGGATAAACTGTATTCTCCTGTTTGGTTCCTAGAGATATTCTCCTTTGCAGGCTTCATAACGAGAAGCGAGGAGTTTGGGCAAAGAGGAGGAGAGTACCAGTGCGAGGATCGCAGCGCACCCAAGTTCCTCGACGGTGGATTCGACCGAGTGATAGCGATACTCGGTGCTCAATCGAGTTCGGTCACCATTCAG ATAGCCTCGGTGCTGGCGCTATTTCCGGTCCCGCAAATCTCTTATATGGCCACGTCGCCGTTCCTAAGTAGCAAGGAGAGGTATCCGCACTTCTTCCGCACGGTTCCCAATGACGTGAACCAAGCACGCGCCATGTTGGAGATTCTTAG GCAATTCGAATGGTCATACGTGTCCGTCGTCTATTCGGACTCGGAGTACGGCGATCATGGATACGAGACGTTGGTTTCTTTGGCCGGCGAGTATTCTATATGCTTCAGCGCACCGCAGCGCATCAGCCAGGACCGATTCACGATCGACGATTACGACAACGTGGTACGGACGATCGCCGAGAAGACGGAAGTCCGAG TGGTGGTGCTGTTCGCGGAGAAGTCGACGACGTTGCGCGTGTTGGAAGCAGCACGACGCGTAGGGGTCGGATCGCGATTCGTGTGGCTGGGCAGCGACTCCTGGCCGGACGGACGTCGGGGCATGGAGAGCCAGGAGATTGCGGTACTCGAAGGGGCGCTCGCGGTTCAGCCACTCTACACTCCGCTCGGAGGTTTCGACGAGTACTTCACCGGTCTTAAGCTCGATCACGAGCGGATCGATCCATGGTTCAGGGAATTTTGGAAAAAGTATCACGACTGCGAAGATGATACTCCGCCGACGTGGAAACGGGTGAGTAGAATCGGAGACTGGAATCTAAGGCGGATTACCGTGAATGTAAAAATACAGGCACGCGTTCGTTGCGAGGATCCGCGACTGAAGATCGACCGAAGCACCGGATACAAGCAGCGACGATTTCTGCACTTCGTTCGAGACGCGGTGTACGCGGCGGCTTATGCTCTCCACGACATGCACAAAGACTCCTGCGGGGAGAGTTTCCCCGGGGTCTGCGAGGAAATGCTACCGATAAACGAGCGCCTCTTCTCTCGTTACCTGGCGCAGGTTTCTTTCAAAG ACGAAGCGGGAAACGGATTCGGTTTCGTGGACGAGGTCGACGGTCCTCCGAGGTACTCTATCCTGAATTATCAGCGCAAGGGGAACGGCTCGTATCACTGGGTGGTGGTCGGCAATTACACGC AAAACGAGGAAGGACAATCGGTGCTGCGATTGGACCGCGAGAACCTCCGCTTCCGGGGCGATAGGCACGCCGCTTTTCCCTCCTCCTCGTGTTCTCGTCCTTGCGGCTCGAATCGCATCATGGTCAGGGTGAAGGAGGATCCCTGCTGCTGGAGATGTCAGAGTTGCGGTCGCTACCGGTACAAGGTAGACGAACAGAGATGCGAGGAGTGCGAATGGGGGAGTCGACCGACCGCTAATGGGACCAGCTGCGAACCGATTCCCGAACAGTTCGTCGATTATTCGAACCCCTGGGCCATCGTCGCGACGGCGGTGGCCGTCTCGG GTATCGCGTTGACCTTGTTCGTCTGTTCGGTGTTCTGGAAATACAGAGATACACCTATGATCAAGGCATCCGGTCGAGAGTTATCTTTCCTATTATTACTCGGTACCTTCGGCTGCTTCTCGATGACATTTGCTGTCGTGGCGAAACCAACCGTTCATAGCTGCGCTGTCGTCCGCTTCGGTATCGGTTTTTGCTACACGATCTGCTACGCTGCCCTCGCCACCAAGATCAACAGGATCCACAGGATATTCAACGACCCTGCGCGTAGTCCTCGCAAACGACG GTACACTAGTCCGAGGTCGCAGCTGGCGATCGCCTCGATCCTCGGTCTGGTCGAGGTCGCCTTCGACGCGAGTTGGCTGCTGAAGGAACCCCCGGCAGTAACGCACTCGTACCCGAGTAGGGAGGCAAACGTCCGGGTATGTAAGGGTTCCGAAGACGGTTCGTACGTGATCGGTTTGCTATATCCCTTCGTTCTTACCG TCGCATCTACCATATACGCGATCAAGACGAGGAAGTGTCCCGAGGGATTCAACGAGACCCGTCGCATAGCGTTCGCCAACTACGCGACGATAATTTTATGGCTGGCATTCGTGCCTCTGTATCTCGCCTCCACCAGCAACGTCGTCAAAGTGATCACCCTGGCGCTCTCTCTGTCTCTGAACGGTATGGTACAGCTGCTATGTCTGTTCCTGCCGAAAATTTACGTGGTGCTGATCAGACCCGAGAAGAACACCAGGGAGCTGGTGATGGCTAGACACGCCGGTTCTTCCCATCCGACCGCACCGGCTACGCCGATAGCACCCATCGCTCCTCTGCGCCCGGTCACCCCGGAAGCCACCTCCCCTTCGCCTTCGCTCGTCCCTCGAGAAACCGTCTAa
- the LOC117607308 gene encoding metabotropic glutamate receptor 6 isoform X1 gives MIRTYLASLLAFGLSVRRPSVGDGRGIAYANVTGDFLLGGLFPIHRRGTGGESCGEIQTEDGVQPLEAMLYTVNRVNENPKILPGIKLGVLAFDTCDNPSHALEQAFYFVKGKDKLYSPVWFLEIFSFAGFITRSEEFGQRGGEYQCEDRSAPKFLDGGFDRVIAILGAQSSSVTIQIASVLALFPVPQISYMATSPFLSSKERYPHFFRTVPNDVNQARAMLEILRQFEWSYVSVVYSDSEYGDHGYETLVSLAGEYSICFSAPQRISQDRFTIDDYDNVVRTIAEKTEVRVVVLFAEKSTTLRVLEAARRVGVGSRFVWLGSDSWPDGRRGMESQEIAVLEGALAVQPLYTPLGGFDEYFTGLKLDHERIDPWFREFWKKYHDCEDDTPPTWKRVSRIGDWNLRRITVNVKIQARVRCEDPRLKIDRSTGYKQRRFLHFVRDAVYAAAYALHDMHKDSCGESFPGVCEEMLPINERLFSRYLAQVSFKGTQTLVGSKEVPKRNLLTSDEAGNGFGFVDEVDGPPRYSILNYQRKGNGSYHWVVVGNYTQNEEGQSVLRLDRENLRFRGDRHAAFPSSSCSRPCGSNRIMVRVKEDPCCWRCQSCGRYRYKVDEQRCEECEWGSRPTANGTSCEPIPEQFVDYSNPWAIVATAVAVSGIALTLFVCSVFWKYRDTPMIKASGRELSFLLLLGTFGCFSMTFAVVAKPTVHSCAVVRFGIGFCYTICYAALATKINRIHRIFNDPARSPRKRRYTSPRSQLAIASILGLVEVAFDASWLLKEPPAVTHSYPSREANVRVCKGSEDGSYVIGLLYPFVLTVASTIYAIKTRKCPEGFNETRRIAFANYATIILWLAFVPLYLASTSNVVKVITLALSLSLNGMVQLLCLFLPKIYVVLIRPEKNTRELVMARHAGSSHPTAPATPIAPIAPLRPVTPEATSPSPSLVPRETV, from the exons ATGATACGTACCTATCTCGCGAGCTTGCTCGCCTTCGGTTTGTCCGTCAGACGACCGAGCGTCGGGGACGGACGCGGCATCGCTTACGCCAACGTGACCGGCGACTTCCTCTTGGGAGGTCTGTTTCCGATTCATCGGAGGGGCACCGGAGGCGAGAGCTGCGGTGAGATTCAA ACGGAGGACGGTGTTCAACCGTTGGAAGCTATGCTCTACACGGTGAACAGGGTCAACGAGAACCCCAAGATTCTTCCCGGTATAAAACTAGGCGTCCTGGCTTTCGACACTTGCGACAATCCAAGTCACGCCTTGGAGCAAGCCTTCTACTTCGTCAAAGGTAAGGATAAACTGTATTCTCCTGTTTGGTTCCTAGAGATATTCTCCTTTGCAGGCTTCATAACGAGAAGCGAGGAGTTTGGGCAAAGAGGAGGAGAGTACCAGTGCGAGGATCGCAGCGCACCCAAGTTCCTCGACGGTGGATTCGACCGAGTGATAGCGATACTCGGTGCTCAATCGAGTTCGGTCACCATTCAG ATAGCCTCGGTGCTGGCGCTATTTCCGGTCCCGCAAATCTCTTATATGGCCACGTCGCCGTTCCTAAGTAGCAAGGAGAGGTATCCGCACTTCTTCCGCACGGTTCCCAATGACGTGAACCAAGCACGCGCCATGTTGGAGATTCTTAG GCAATTCGAATGGTCATACGTGTCCGTCGTCTATTCGGACTCGGAGTACGGCGATCATGGATACGAGACGTTGGTTTCTTTGGCCGGCGAGTATTCTATATGCTTCAGCGCACCGCAGCGCATCAGCCAGGACCGATTCACGATCGACGATTACGACAACGTGGTACGGACGATCGCCGAGAAGACGGAAGTCCGAG TGGTGGTGCTGTTCGCGGAGAAGTCGACGACGTTGCGCGTGTTGGAAGCAGCACGACGCGTAGGGGTCGGATCGCGATTCGTGTGGCTGGGCAGCGACTCCTGGCCGGACGGACGTCGGGGCATGGAGAGCCAGGAGATTGCGGTACTCGAAGGGGCGCTCGCGGTTCAGCCACTCTACACTCCGCTCGGAGGTTTCGACGAGTACTTCACCGGTCTTAAGCTCGATCACGAGCGGATCGATCCATGGTTCAGGGAATTTTGGAAAAAGTATCACGACTGCGAAGATGATACTCCGCCGACGTGGAAACGGGTGAGTAGAATCGGAGACTGGAATCTAAGGCGGATTACCGTGAATGTAAAAATACAGGCACGCGTTCGTTGCGAGGATCCGCGACTGAAGATCGACCGAAGCACCGGATACAAGCAGCGACGATTTCTGCACTTCGTTCGAGACGCGGTGTACGCGGCGGCTTATGCTCTCCACGACATGCACAAAGACTCCTGCGGGGAGAGTTTCCCCGGGGTCTGCGAGGAAATGCTACCGATAAACGAGCGCCTCTTCTCTCGTTACCTGGCGCAGGTTTCTTTCAAAGGTACGCAAACGCTTGTCGGATCGAAGGAAGTTCCAAAGAGGAATTTATTGACTTCAGACGAAGCGGGAAACGGATTCGGTTTCGTGGACGAGGTCGACGGTCCTCCGAGGTACTCTATCCTGAATTATCAGCGCAAGGGGAACGGCTCGTATCACTGGGTGGTGGTCGGCAATTACACGC AAAACGAGGAAGGACAATCGGTGCTGCGATTGGACCGCGAGAACCTCCGCTTCCGGGGCGATAGGCACGCCGCTTTTCCCTCCTCCTCGTGTTCTCGTCCTTGCGGCTCGAATCGCATCATGGTCAGGGTGAAGGAGGATCCCTGCTGCTGGAGATGTCAGAGTTGCGGTCGCTACCGGTACAAGGTAGACGAACAGAGATGCGAGGAGTGCGAATGGGGGAGTCGACCGACCGCTAATGGGACCAGCTGCGAACCGATTCCCGAACAGTTCGTCGATTATTCGAACCCCTGGGCCATCGTCGCGACGGCGGTGGCCGTCTCGG GTATCGCGTTGACCTTGTTCGTCTGTTCGGTGTTCTGGAAATACAGAGATACACCTATGATCAAGGCATCCGGTCGAGAGTTATCTTTCCTATTATTACTCGGTACCTTCGGCTGCTTCTCGATGACATTTGCTGTCGTGGCGAAACCAACCGTTCATAGCTGCGCTGTCGTCCGCTTCGGTATCGGTTTTTGCTACACGATCTGCTACGCTGCCCTCGCCACCAAGATCAACAGGATCCACAGGATATTCAACGACCCTGCGCGTAGTCCTCGCAAACGACG GTACACTAGTCCGAGGTCGCAGCTGGCGATCGCCTCGATCCTCGGTCTGGTCGAGGTCGCCTTCGACGCGAGTTGGCTGCTGAAGGAACCCCCGGCAGTAACGCACTCGTACCCGAGTAGGGAGGCAAACGTCCGGGTATGTAAGGGTTCCGAAGACGGTTCGTACGTGATCGGTTTGCTATATCCCTTCGTTCTTACCG TCGCATCTACCATATACGCGATCAAGACGAGGAAGTGTCCCGAGGGATTCAACGAGACCCGTCGCATAGCGTTCGCCAACTACGCGACGATAATTTTATGGCTGGCATTCGTGCCTCTGTATCTCGCCTCCACCAGCAACGTCGTCAAAGTGATCACCCTGGCGCTCTCTCTGTCTCTGAACGGTATGGTACAGCTGCTATGTCTGTTCCTGCCGAAAATTTACGTGGTGCTGATCAGACCCGAGAAGAACACCAGGGAGCTGGTGATGGCTAGACACGCCGGTTCTTCCCATCCGACCGCACCGGCTACGCCGATAGCACCCATCGCTCCTCTGCGCCCGGTCACCCCGGAAGCCACCTCCCCTTCGCCTTCGCTCGTCCCTCGAGAAACCGTCTAa